The DNA sequence AAACGGGACACGAAACGTTCTCAGGCAAACAGGTCGTACATCACCTCGCCATGAATGTCCGTCAGCCGGAAGTCCCGCCCGGCAAATTTGTACGTCAGTCGTTTATGATCCAGGCCCAGCAGATGCAGCATCGTGGCGTGCAGATCATGCACGTGAATCTTGTCCTTCACGGCGTAATAACCATAGTCGTCCGTGGCACCGTACTGCAGGCCTCCTTTGATTCCGCCCCCGGCCAGCCACATGGTATAGCCCTGCGGGTTATGGTCCCTGCCGTCCGCTCCCTGGCTCACAGGGGTCCGACCGAATTCGCCACCCCAGAGCACCAGCGTGTCTTCCAGCAGGCCCCGTGATTTCAGATCTTTAATCAGGGCCGCAATCGGCTGATCCACTTCCTGACAGTTTCGTGGCAACGCGGTCTTTAATCCGGAATGCTGATCCCACTTGTAACTGTGCGTAATCTGCACGAACCGCACGCCCCGCTCCGCGAACCGCCGCGCCATCAGACACTGCCGCCCGAAGTTTTTCGTCACGTCTTTATCAAGTCCATACATCTTCTGAGTCGCTTCCGACTCATCACTGATGTCCTGCAGCTCCGGAGCCGTCGTCTGCATCCGGTACGCCAGTTCGAACGAGTTGATCCGCCCCTCCAGTGCCGCATCAGGACCCGCTTCACTCAGGTGCTCCCGGTTCATCTGCTGCAGAAAGTCGAGTTCCTTCCGCTGCGTCGCCAGCGGCACACCACTCTTGTTCTTGATAAACGGAATCAGCGCCTTGTCCGCAGGAATACTCGCATTGCCGATCGGCGTCCCCTGGTAATCGGCTGGTAGAAACGACGAGCTGTAGGCATTCACGCCCCCATGCGTCAGCGTCGGACAGACCGTGATAAAGCCGGGCAGATCCTGGTTCTCCGATCCCAGGCCGTATGTGATCCACGAGCCCATACTCGGACGCACAAACGTGTCACTCCCGGTATGCAGTTCCAGCAGTGCTCCGCCATGCCGCGAGTTCGAACCGTACATCGAGTTAATGATACACAGGTCATCCACGCAGCCCGCCACATGCGGAAAGAGTTCGCTCACCCAGGCGCCGCTCTCACCATGCTGCTTGAACTTCCAGGGAGAACCGAGCAGGTTACCCGTCTGGGCAGAAAATATCTTCGGTTTATCAAAGGGGAGCGGCTTCCCGCTGTCTTTCTGCAGCTGCGGTTTGTAATCGAACGTATCCATGTGCGAAGGACCGCCGTGCATGAACAGAAAGATCACGCGTTTAGCTTTGGGCGCGAAGTGCGGCTGCTGTGCCAGTGACGTTCCGGCCGCCTGGCTTTCGCTCCCCAACAGTCCCGCCAGTGCCAGACTGCCAAACCCGGCTGAACTCCGTCGCAGCATTTCCCGCCGCGAGATCCTGGCCGGTCCCTGATGATGATTTCCGTGTTTCATATCTCGTTCCATTTCCTACGGAGGGAATCTTTATTCCCGCAATGTTTTCCCTCAATCCACAAACAGAAACTCGTTCGAAGAAATCAGTACCCGGCACAGGCTCTGCCAGGTCCGCTGCTCCTGCTCTTCCGGTTTCATCTTCAGCGGCTCGAGTTCCTGCCTATACTGATCCAGGTAAGCCAGTGCCCGCGACACCTCTAACTCGCTCGCCGGCCGACTGTAAACCCGCTCGTAAACCAGCTTAACCTTCCCCGCCCGATCCAGGTGCGTCTCGTGCAGCACCTGCTCCGCGAAGTCGCCGGTCTGCTGCATGATGAAATCGCTGTTCATCATAAATAACGCCTGCGGTGCGACCGTCGTATGTACCCGGTTCCCGGACAGCACACTCGGATCGGCAAAATCAAAGGCCTGCAAAACTTCATACAACGCACTTCTCACAATCGGCAGATAAACCGAACGCCGGTTGGTCTGATACATTACAGGATTGACGTTTCGCGTACTGGTGACGTACTTCCGATTCTCGACCCCCAGCATCGAACCGCCCATCTCCAGGTCTAGATTGCCGCACACCTTCAGAATCGAATCCCGAATCGCCTCCGCTTCCAGACGCTTGCGATTCACCCGCCACATCAGACGGTTCTCGGGATCACGTGCCGCCAGCTCCGGATTGTACTCAGAACTCATCTGGTACGTCGACGAAAGCATGATCAGCCGATGCATCTCTTTGATCGACCAGCCCTGCTTCACAAACTGCACTGCCAGCCAGTCCAGCAGTTCTGGATGCGTGGGACGTTCTCCCAGATTTCCAAAGTTGTCCGGCGTTCTGACCAGTCCGTCACCAAAGTGCCACCGCCAGATCCGGTTCACCATCACGCGAGCCGTCAGCGGATGCGAACCGCTGGTCAGCCACTCTGCCAGCTGCAGTCGACCGCTGTGCTGGTCATCGATGGGGGTCTGCTCTTCGCCCTCAATGATCTGCAAAAATTGCCGGGGGACTTCTTTCCCCAGCGTGAAATGACTGCCCCGCAAATGCACTTTCAAGTTTTCCGGCTTCTGCTCGGAGACCGACATCGCCGTCGGGTAGACGGGCAAAGCCGCTTCCTGTTTTTTCTTCTGCTCACGCCGGGCTGTCAGTTTCTTTTGAGCCGCCTCTGCATACCAGGTCTCCCGATCTGAAGGCAAGGCAAACAGGGACTTCGTATCGGTCAGCATCTGCCGCAGCTTTTCCCGCTGTGGCTCAGGCAGTCCCTTCGCCTCTTTCCCGGCTTCCGTTTTCTGATAAGCCTCCCACTCTGCCTGCACTTCCTCAAACAGATCCCCGTAAAGCGCAGCGGCTTTCAGAATCCGATCTTTCTCCGGAAGTTCATTCAATCCACTGAAGCGTTCCCAGGTGGGACTCAACGTTTCGGGTACCGATCCTTTTTGAATCAGATGATTCCAGATGGCAAACGGCGAATCCGGGTCTTCGGCGGACTTTTTAATCAATGAAGCCCACTGCAGCGTCAGACTCGAAACCAGATTCTCCGGAACCGGGATCTCAGCCAGCACACCACCGGGCTGCTCAGTCGCGGTGCGGGGCTCTGCAACCAGCAGCTTGTCAATGTGCGGGAAAGGAATCTTGCTCTCCAGCCGTACCCGGTTCTTCCCCTGCTTCAATGCATAGAAACCTTCCACCTTCCACTCTTGCGACTTGGGATACCAGCTGCCGGTCACCGCGCTGGCCGCATCTTTCTTGACCAGCTCACCGTTGATCGAAAGTTCCACCGGCCGGGACTGAGCCGCCGCATAGCGAATTTCCAACTGATAGCGGCCGGCTTTCGGGACCTCAATTTCATACTCGGCAATGTTGGGCAGTGTCCCCTTGTTATAGATGACGCCAATCCCCTCGCCGTACCCGGTCGTCGCTTTCTTCACGTTACCGGTCTGAAAGTTTTCCGCTTCGACCAGGATAGCCGCGTGAGACTTATAAGCACCGGGGTCGGCACCAATCGGACCGGTCGATTTCAACAGTTGATCGTGATAGTTTTTAATCGCAGACGCCAGGAGATAATCGCGGGACCGCTTTCGCGCCGCACTCAGAAACCGTTCATCGGCCTGTTTCACAATCTGCTTAATCTCAGCATCCAGCTTCGCGATCTGCTGTTTCTGCTGTTCCAGCGCCTGGATCTCTTCCGGACTGGCCAGCATCTGTTCCTGCCAGCGGGCGACCACCTTGAAGTTCTCCATCGTCTTCGTACTTTTGAAGATCCCCGCCAGCGAGTAGTAATCTTCAATCGGAATCGGATCGAACTTATGCGAATGGCAGCGGGCACACCCCAGGGTCAGCCCCATGAAAGTCCGCCCCACCGTATCCAGCTGTTCGTCGATGATATCCATCTGCATTTTGACCTGATCATCTTCGGCCAGCATCTTGGCCCCGATCGACAGGAAGCCGGTCGCTGTGATTTTTTCGGGACGGTTCTCAGCCCCCGGTTGATTCGCAAGAATGTCTCCCGCCAGCTGTTCCTGCACAAACTGATCGAAAGGTTTATCCTGGTTGAAGGCAGCGATCACATAATCCCGATAGCGGAACGCGTTCGCGTACGACAGGTTTTCATCGAGACCGTTCGAATCCGCATAACGTGCCACATCCAGCCAGTGCCGCCCCCAGCGCTCACCATAGCGCGGTGATGCCAGCAGACGGTCAATCACTTTCGCAAACGCATCCTGGGAATCGTCGGCCAGAAATGCTTCGACTTCCTTACTCGTTGGAGGCAGGCCGATCAGATCGAACGTCGCCCGCCTGATCAGCGTCCGCTTATCCGCGCGTGAGGCCGGCTCCGCGTCCGCCTGTTCCAGACGCGCCAGTACAAACTGATCCAGAGGCTGCTGTGCCCACTCCCGATTGCGGGTTTGCGGCACCGCAGGTTCCCGCGGCGGTTGAAAGGCCCAGAACTCCTGCTCTGCTTTCGTAAACAGCGGCCCTGTCTCCCCCGCGGCTTCTTTGCGGATTTCCGAGATCGGCTTCGCATTCGGCCAGTAAGCGCCTGCCTCAACCCATTGAATCAGATCGGCAATCGCCTTCTGGCTCAACTTATCTTTCAGGGGCATATGCAACTGCCCGCTGTGCTGGACCGCGCTGATCAGCAGGCTCTCTTTCGGCTTGCCCGGCACCAGGGCAGGACCCCGCTCGCCTCCTCGAATCAATCCTGACAGCGAATCCACTCGTAACCCACTCTCGATGGAATCTTCACTGTGGCAATCATAACATTCGGCAATCAGCAACGGACGAATCCGTTTCTCGAAGAATTCCGCCTGCTTCAGATCCGCTTCCGCCGCGAATAACGTACGTTTCTCGACCGCAGAAACGAGGCAGAAGAATCCAAATGCCAATAGCAACAGTCGTCTCATAGCTCAGCATCCTGGCACGCTTGTAATGTAACTGACAATACTTAGGCGCTTGATTGATTACACGGGAATGAAGCTTGGGTCGGAAGGATCAGCCTGACAGCAAACTGATTATATATAATATATAATCTATTCCAGATGCACTTTCAACCACAGTCTGAAAGATCTTCGGCACTTTCTGAAATTGCCGGAATCTGCCTCAGTCCGCTCTGATGTGACAGCCGGTCGCCATTCAGCAGAAACGCCGGGATAACAATGCACGACATGGCTCAGGATGACAACCAGTTATACCCTTTGGGACGAACCGAAAAAGGGCAACCTGTTCAGTGAAAGACGCTCTCACCCCAACGAAAAAAGCACACCCCAAACCGTTGAGGTGTGCTTTGAATTCAATCGATTGCATCGGCGGCAGCAGCGACCGTTACCGCTGGACTGCTCCATGTTCGGACTGCAGCTGCTTCACCACAAAGTCCATCAGTTGCTGCGCTTCACCCGAGGTCAACGTGTGGTTCGCATCGCGGAACAGCATCCGGATCGTCAGGCTCTTGGCCCCCTCTCCCACGCTCTCACCGACGAACGTATCGATACAGACCACGTTCTCCAGCTTCGGCTGCAGGCTGATCTCCCCTTCGCTCTCCTTGCGGGGTTCTGTCTCCAGATTCTCCACGGCCGCAGCAAAGGCATTCTCCAGCGACCGCTCGATCTCCAGGTAAGGCAGATCGACGGGTACCAGAATCGAAATATCGCGGGCAATCACCTGGGTTCGTGCCAGACCGGCGAACATCCGGGCCGGTCCTCTCCCCTTCAGCAGCGTCGAGATATCCAGTTCGAAACCATACAGGGGCACGCGTGCCCGGTCTTTGATTCCCAGGGCTCCCAGATCGATGCGGCCCAGCGCCCCGATCCGCTCGCCGTCATGTGAAATCACCGCAAACTCTTCCACCCGGTAACCCAGGGCCGGCTCTTCATTGGTGTAGGTGACCTGCTCGACTTCCAGATGTGCCAGCAGGTTTTCCAGCAGCCCCTTGGCACGCAGGAAGTCGATCTCGCTCTCCCGGGCAATCCAGGCAGCGTCATTGATCGGACCGCCCAGTACGCCGCCGACCATCCACCGCTCATCGTTTTCAGAATTGTTCTCGCGGAAGGTCCGGTCGATTTCGAAGAAGCGGAAACTGCTGGCCCCGCGGCGAGCATTCCGTTCCGCGACTTCCACCAGGCTCCCCACCAGACTCTGACGCAGCGTCGTCATCTCCTTGGAAATCGGGTTCTGCACCTGAATCGATTCGCCCGGCCACTGGCTGAACGCCAGCGCGGTCTGCTCGGTCGTCAGCGGCGGTGTCCGGCTTTCCAGGAATCCGTTTCCGGCCAGGAAGCTCGCAATTTTGCTTCGCAGCGTATCCGCTTCGGAATATCGCCCCTTGGTCGTAGTCGCCACCATCGGCTTCATCACGATACTGTCATAACGCAACAGCCGGGCCACATCCTCGGCCAGCACCACCGGGTTATTCACATCCACCCGCCAGGTCGGCACCGAAATGGTCTTATCGTCGTGCGTCATTTCCAGCTTGGAAAGACAGTCCGTAATCTGCTGATTTGTAATCTCGGCACCCAGGATTTTCGAAATGCGTGGTGCATCCAGGGGGAACTGTGTTGGCTGTTTAACGTTGGGATAACTGTCCGTCACAGGCGAAGCCGGCTTAGCTCCAGAGAGTTCCGGATCCTGCAGCAGCTCCGCAGCCCGGTTGAACGCGCCACTCAGCATCCCGTTCGGATCGGTTCCCCGCTCGAAACGATAGGAAGAATCCGTGCTGATCTTCAGCTTGCGGGACGAAGTCCGGATGCAGACCGGATCGAAACAGGCCGACTCCAGCAGAATCCGTTTCGACTCAGTCGTCGTCTGCGAATCTGAGCCCCCCATGATGCCGGCCAGCGCGATCGGTTTCTCACCATCGGCAATCACCAGCGGCTGCTCTTTGGCATCGATCTCTGTCTCATCCAGCAGTTTCAGGGTTTCGCCCTCTTTAATCCGGCGGACTTCGATCTTGTTCCCTTTCAGGCTGTCAAAATCGAAAGCATGCAGCGGCTGTCCCCATTCCAGCATCACGAAGTTGGTGATGTCGACCACGTTGTTGATCGCACGCAGACCGGCCGTCTGCAACCGGCTCTGCAGCCAGTGAGGTGACTTCCGCACCTGGACGCAGTCAAATACCTGGCATGTATAACGTGAGCAGAGTGAATCGTCGGCAATCTCGACAGCCACAGCGTCACCCGCCCCCGCAGAACTCAATTCACGGGCACTCGGATATTTCAATTCCATGTCGAGAACGGCAGCCACTTCGCGGGCCACACCAATCATCCCCAGGCAGTCGGGACGGTTCGGCAGTACCGAGACTTCCACCAGCGATTCTTCAATCGGAGCGACCGACGGCAGACTGGCTCCCAGCGTCGCTTCGTCTTCGAAGACCTGCAGCCCCGTCGAACGGGCAATCAGCCCCATCTCGCCGTCCAGGCAGATCATCCCCTGGGACAATGTTCCTTTGATCTTGCCTTCGGAAATCAGGGCTCCACTGGGCAGCTTCGTACCGGCCACCGCCACGGGCACGCCCCAGCCCACTTCCACCGGATGCGCGGTCGCACAGACAATGGTAATCAGTTTCCCTTTTTGGATTTCCACCTGGCATTCGAACAGATGATCTGCACCGGCCAGCGGCTTCTTCTCCCGGATAAAACCGATCCGGATGGGCGCCAGGGCCTGGCCCAGGTGATGTTCTTCTTCGATTTCCAGCCCGACCGTCATCAGGGCATCCAGCAGTTCGCTCTCTTTGCAATCCGCCGACAGGTAATCGCGCAACCAACCAGTATTAATGTGCATCGTTTTCTCTCTATGCCAGAAAAATTACGTCAGTGAGTGTTCCGAAAGAATAATTAGAACTGACGTAAAAACGCTTCTTCGTTTTCATACATGTAGCGGATATCGGTAATGCCGTGCCGGATCATCGCCATCCGGTCCAGCCCCAGGCCAAAGGCAAAGCCCTGCCATTTCTCGGGGTCGACACCACCGGCTTCCAGGACTTCGGGACGAATCATTCCCGCGCCCAGAATCTCCAGCCACTTCCCGTTGAACATCACATCCACTTCCGCGCTCGGCGTGGTGAACGGGAAATAACTCGGGCGGAACCGGAGCTGCACATCGTCGCCAAACAGACTGCTGGCCACCTGGTACAACACCCATTTCAGATCCGCAAAACTGATATTCTCATCAATGGCGATCACGTCCAGCTGATGGAAAATCGGGAAGTGCGACGCGTCAATCTCGTCCCGCCGGTAACAGCGTCCCGAGGTCATCGCCCGCAAGGGCGGCGGACCGAACTGCTTCATCGCCCGTGTCTGGAACGCCGAAGTATGGGTTCGCAGCACATTCCCTTTGGTGGTGTAGAACGAGTCGTGCATGTCCCGCGCGGGATGCCAATCGGGCGTGTTCAAGGCATCAAAGTTGAAGAACTCCGATTCGACTTCCGGGTAATCGTCGTAACGAAATCCCAGGCCGAGCAGAATCGATTTCACCTCTTCCATCGTCGCGATCAGCGGATGGCGGTGACCCGGCAGCGTTCGAACGCCGGGCAGCGTCACATCGACCATCTCGAGGTCCGGCCCCGATTTCTCGCTGGCTTCCAGAGCCTCTTTGCGATCATTCAAGGCACTCTGAATTCGTTCCTTGACGCTGTTGAGCATCTTCCCGAATTCACGCTTCTCCTCGGGGGACAGCGATTTCAGTTCGGCCTGCAGGGCTCTCAGTTTTCCCTTTTTCCCCAGGTACTGGACACGCACCTCATCCAGTTCGGCAAGGGTTGTGGCAGCTGCCATACTCTCTACCGCGGTTTCGACCAGCGCGTCGTTGTTGTCAGCCATTATAATTCTTCAGGTTTTCAAAGTTATCTAAGACTGGAATTCAGCACTTTACAGATCCGCAACAGGCACATATCTCAAGGATTGACAACGAGTTGCGCGCAAAGCCCACCAAAGCAAAGGATTGTACCGATTCCAGCGAAATTCTGCAACCACCCACAGCGGGGCCATACGCATCACCAGAACCCCTTAAACACTTTCGGTTTAAGGGCTTTTGAACAGAATCGAGAAACATGACAGGAATCCTTTCCCTGTGGACAGTCTTCAGAATGATCAGGTTCCCTCCTGCGATCGGTCCTGTTTAGCTGGTCATAATCTCATGCACGACTTCGCCGTACACATCGGTCAAACGGAAATCGCGGCCCGCATAACGATAGGTTAGCCGCTTATGATCCATGCCCATCAGATGCAGCAGTGTCGCATGCAGATCGTGGATATGCACCTTGTCCCGGGTCGCGTAGTATCCATACTCGTCGGTCGCTCCGTGCACATGCCCCTTCTTCACCCCGGCTCCCGCCAGCCACA is a window from the Gimesia benthica genome containing:
- a CDS encoding DUF1501 domain-containing protein; the encoded protein is MKHGNHHQGPARISRREMLRRSSAGFGSLALAGLLGSESQAAGTSLAQQPHFAPKAKRVIFLFMHGGPSHMDTFDYKPQLQKDSGKPLPFDKPKIFSAQTGNLLGSPWKFKQHGESGAWVSELFPHVAGCVDDLCIINSMYGSNSRHGGALLELHTGSDTFVRPSMGSWITYGLGSENQDLPGFITVCPTLTHGGVNAYSSSFLPADYQGTPIGNASIPADKALIPFIKNKSGVPLATQRKELDFLQQMNREHLSEAGPDAALEGRINSFELAYRMQTTAPELQDISDESEATQKMYGLDKDVTKNFGRQCLMARRFAERGVRFVQITHSYKWDQHSGLKTALPRNCQEVDQPIAALIKDLKSRGLLEDTLVLWGGEFGRTPVSQGADGRDHNPQGYTMWLAGGGIKGGLQYGATDDYGYYAVKDKIHVHDLHATMLHLLGLDHKRLTYKFAGRDFRLTDIHGEVMYDLFA
- a CDS encoding DUF1553 domain-containing protein — translated: MRRLLLLAFGFFCLVSAVEKRTLFAAEADLKQAEFFEKRIRPLLIAECYDCHSEDSIESGLRVDSLSGLIRGGERGPALVPGKPKESLLISAVQHSGQLHMPLKDKLSQKAIADLIQWVEAGAYWPNAKPISEIRKEAAGETGPLFTKAEQEFWAFQPPREPAVPQTRNREWAQQPLDQFVLARLEQADAEPASRADKRTLIRRATFDLIGLPPTSKEVEAFLADDSQDAFAKVIDRLLASPRYGERWGRHWLDVARYADSNGLDENLSYANAFRYRDYVIAAFNQDKPFDQFVQEQLAGDILANQPGAENRPEKITATGFLSIGAKMLAEDDQVKMQMDIIDEQLDTVGRTFMGLTLGCARCHSHKFDPIPIEDYYSLAGIFKSTKTMENFKVVARWQEQMLASPEEIQALEQQKQQIAKLDAEIKQIVKQADERFLSAARKRSRDYLLASAIKNYHDQLLKSTGPIGADPGAYKSHAAILVEAENFQTGNVKKATTGYGEGIGVIYNKGTLPNIAEYEIEVPKAGRYQLEIRYAAAQSRPVELSINGELVKKDAASAVTGSWYPKSQEWKVEGFYALKQGKNRVRLESKIPFPHIDKLLVAEPRTATEQPGGVLAEIPVPENLVSSLTLQWASLIKKSAEDPDSPFAIWNHLIQKGSVPETLSPTWERFSGLNELPEKDRILKAAALYGDLFEEVQAEWEAYQKTEAGKEAKGLPEPQREKLRQMLTDTKSLFALPSDRETWYAEAAQKKLTARREQKKKQEAALPVYPTAMSVSEQKPENLKVHLRGSHFTLGKEVPRQFLQIIEGEEQTPIDDQHSGRLQLAEWLTSGSHPLTARVMVNRIWRWHFGDGLVRTPDNFGNLGERPTHPELLDWLAVQFVKQGWSIKEMHRLIMLSSTYQMSSEYNPELAARDPENRLMWRVNRKRLEAEAIRDSILKVCGNLDLEMGGSMLGVENRKYVTSTRNVNPVMYQTNRRSVYLPIVRSALYEVLQAFDFADPSVLSGNRVHTTVAPQALFMMNSDFIMQQTGDFAEQVLHETHLDRAGKVKLVYERVYSRPASELEVSRALAYLDQYRQELEPLKMKPEEQEQRTWQSLCRVLISSNEFLFVD
- the pheT gene encoding phenylalanine--tRNA ligase subunit beta, which translates into the protein MHINTGWLRDYLSADCKESELLDALMTVGLEIEEEHHLGQALAPIRIGFIREKKPLAGADHLFECQVEIQKGKLITIVCATAHPVEVGWGVPVAVAGTKLPSGALISEGKIKGTLSQGMICLDGEMGLIARSTGLQVFEDEATLGASLPSVAPIEESLVEVSVLPNRPDCLGMIGVAREVAAVLDMELKYPSARELSSAGAGDAVAVEIADDSLCSRYTCQVFDCVQVRKSPHWLQSRLQTAGLRAINNVVDITNFVMLEWGQPLHAFDFDSLKGNKIEVRRIKEGETLKLLDETEIDAKEQPLVIADGEKPIALAGIMGGSDSQTTTESKRILLESACFDPVCIRTSSRKLKISTDSSYRFERGTDPNGMLSGAFNRAAELLQDPELSGAKPASPVTDSYPNVKQPTQFPLDAPRISKILGAEITNQQITDCLSKLEMTHDDKTISVPTWRVDVNNPVVLAEDVARLLRYDSIVMKPMVATTTKGRYSEADTLRSKIASFLAGNGFLESRTPPLTTEQTALAFSQWPGESIQVQNPISKEMTTLRQSLVGSLVEVAERNARRGASSFRFFEIDRTFRENNSENDERWMVGGVLGGPINDAAWIARESEIDFLRAKGLLENLLAHLEVEQVTYTNEEPALGYRVEEFAVISHDGERIGALGRIDLGALGIKDRARVPLYGFELDISTLLKGRGPARMFAGLARTQVIARDISILVPVDLPYLEIERSLENAFAAAVENLETEPRKESEGEISLQPKLENVVCIDTFVGESVGEGAKSLTIRMLFRDANHTLTSGEAQQLMDFVVKQLQSEHGAVQR
- the pheS gene encoding phenylalanine--tRNA ligase subunit alpha, yielding MADNNDALVETAVESMAAATTLAELDEVRVQYLGKKGKLRALQAELKSLSPEEKREFGKMLNSVKERIQSALNDRKEALEASEKSGPDLEMVDVTLPGVRTLPGHRHPLIATMEEVKSILLGLGFRYDDYPEVESEFFNFDALNTPDWHPARDMHDSFYTTKGNVLRTHTSAFQTRAMKQFGPPPLRAMTSGRCYRRDEIDASHFPIFHQLDVIAIDENISFADLKWVLYQVASSLFGDDVQLRFRPSYFPFTTPSAEVDVMFNGKWLEILGAGMIRPEVLEAGGVDPEKWQGFAFGLGLDRMAMIRHGITDIRYMYENEEAFLRQF